Genomic segment of SAR202 cluster bacterium:
ACACCCTCACCTCCAAGGACCTGCTCCTCACCTGGGAGCTCCTCAACGGCGAGGGCGGACCCTACGGTTCCAAAGATACCAGGAGCGCCGGCGAATGGACTGCCCGAATGGGCGGCGCTGCCAACTGGCAATTCCCCAACGACTTCACCGCCATCATCGTCGCTCCCAACATTATCCTGGACCTGGGCTTCTTCATGTCCGATGAGTGGGAGTCCGGCGTCATGAGTGTCAAGCACTGGGAAGCCGTCGGTGAGGCTGGATACAGGACCGACCCAATAGGCAACGGCCCCTGGACCCACGTCAGGTTCACCATTAACCAGGAAGTCCTGCACAAGCGCGTGGAGAACCACTACCGCCGCACTCCTGAGTTCCACGAGCGCCGCGTCCTCCTGGTTAACGAGGCCGCTACCCGCCAGGCCCAGCTTCTGGCTAAGGAAGTGGACATCATCCCCTTGGTCCGCAACCAGCGCAATACCATTACTACCGCCGGCTTTAAGACCGCAGCCTCTACCTTCCCTAGCGTCCACCAAGGTGTGGGTTTCATCTACTACCGCGAGGACGTGTACTGCAAGGACGGCAAGGTCCTCCCCGGCTCCGGCGTCCCGACCTGCGGCAAGACCCCGGGCGGCTATGACCCCAACGACCCCCTCAGGAAAGCAGACGTCCGCCTGGCCCTTAACCACGCCTTAAACCGCGAGGCCTTCAACAAGGCTTACTACAACAACACAGCTTTCCCCTCCGTTGACTACTATCCGCCTTGGCGCTCCGACTTCCTGGATTCCTGGGCTCCCATCCCAGGCCCTCAGGGCAAGACCGGCAAGGCCGGCGGCTACCCCTACGAATACAGCGTCCAGAAGGCTAAGGACCTATTGACCAAGGCTGGTTATCCCAACGGTTTCAAGAGCATCTTTAACTGCCTGCGCTCCAGCAACGTCATCCCTGAGTGGGCGGATATGTGCGAGACCATTAAGCAGGACTTCGCTGCGGTCGGCGTTGACGTGACCCTTGAGATGGTCAACGCCTTCGGCGAGTTCCGCAACCAGGCTCGCGCCAGGAACCGCCCCAACTGGATGTGGTCCACCTCGCCCTCCCTCGACCCCATCTGCCATGCCGTAGAGTTCTCCTTCATCTGGGAACTGGGCATAGGCTACCGCGAGTATGAGGAGGCTTCCACCTTCTACAACAAGTGCTTGCAGATCACCAACTTTGCGGATCGCGACAAGCATGCTCAGGAGTTCGGCACCCTCTGGGTAAAGGAGAAGCACTTCACAGCGCCCCTCTTCTGGGTTACTTCTGAAGTCGCTTTCAACCCTGCCACTGTTGCTGAATACAACGTCAACCAACTTCACATGGGCCCGGTGCGCTACCATGAGTACACCAAGGCCGTGAAGAGGTAAGCAGCCCGCGTTTACATCTGGACCCAGGACGGCCCCGGCATGCCGGGGCCGTCCTGTTTTATCCAAAAACATGGTCTTCTTCGGG
This window contains:
- a CDS encoding ABC transporter substrate-binding protein, whose product is MRAGRLACSGIPIGSRLVTRSQWAAKFGFYGGILVTVSRWLFSRRIYLLLTALAALTLVVVACGDDDTATPGQTRTPTTGATATATTPAQTPTTGSTASPTAAATRTNTPVTGGTPGATTVTPGATASPQASPSPTGAAGVPIKPQLVIALPAPAEQQTVPYTQSQVSEKLNAQYDHLIGRNILTNEEQPELATTWNVGADGKTWTFNLKQGVPFYKDGKAIPGYTLTSKDLLLTWELLNGEGGPYGSKDTRSAGEWTARMGGAANWQFPNDFTAIIVAPNIILDLGFFMSDEWESGVMSVKHWEAVGEAGYRTDPIGNGPWTHVRFTINQEVLHKRVENHYRRTPEFHERRVLLVNEAATRQAQLLAKEVDIIPLVRNQRNTITTAGFKTAASTFPSVHQGVGFIYYREDVYCKDGKVLPGSGVPTCGKTPGGYDPNDPLRKADVRLALNHALNREAFNKAYYNNTAFPSVDYYPPWRSDFLDSWAPIPGPQGKTGKAGGYPYEYSVQKAKDLLTKAGYPNGFKSIFNCLRSSNVIPEWADMCETIKQDFAAVGVDVTLEMVNAFGEFRNQARARNRPNWMWSTSPSLDPICHAVEFSFIWELGIGYREYEEASTFYNKCLQITNFADRDKHAQEFGTLWVKEKHFTAPLFWVTSEVAFNPATVAEYNVNQLHMGPVRYHEYTKAVKR